Below is a window of Impatiens glandulifera chromosome 2, dImpGla2.1, whole genome shotgun sequence DNA.
AACAAAAGATACTTCAAAGGAACACAACTactatttgaagaaaaaaagtgATGGATAAAAGCTTACGCGACTTCGACTATTTTGATGAGGCTGAACACACGAGGATCTGTAGGAGATTGAAGTTCAGACATTGAAACCTTGCAAAGTGACCTCACAAAAGCCACAATTGCCTCACTGTCCAACCGTTGGCTATGTGCGAATATGtggtttaattcaaaattccCAATTTGCTCaagcaaattcaaatttgagatgaaGTTAGTCATCTGTTCTTGAGTTACTAGTCCTAAAGTATTTATTCCATGAGTAGCACTGTCATATGAACCTCCTCTGACTGCAGCTGCCATAGCTGGATTCTGTAAGGTACCCTTCCTCTTCAGTGATGGATGGCCAGTAGATTTAAGCATTTTCTCCTCAGCTTCGAAGCTTTTTGCAGTAAAAATTGATGAATCAGATGGTACACCCTCTCCCAATAATTGTAGATGCTCAAACCGAGAAAGGCATGTTAGGATATGCTCCCAAGCTTCCTGAAGATAATTACCATCTTCAATGGCAATTGATATTATAGCCTGGCCAAGTTAGAGCATGAACTACAATATTACAGCAAGTAATGGAATGTTCCTAGAAAGTAAAATTCaaccaaagaaaataataaaacaagaggtcctctctccctctctcagGGTAGgtgtcattttctttttatcttttttttggaGGGGGGGAATCGGAAGGATAAAGGGGTACAGAAATAGGCACCTTAACAGCATCGACATTTTTCTGTTTCATATCTGCAGCACAATGGAGATATGTAAACTTGGCAACAGTAGTGACAAAAGCATCTCTCTGTGTCTGCATCCCAGTTACAGAAGTAACATGTACAGCATGTCTGAAACCCTGTAAGCAATGAGAGGTAGCTGCTCTGACATCACTCTGATCAAGAGTCATACTGAATGCAGCCAGCATAGGTGCCCAGCAAACCTCCATCATAAACCTCAGTATTGCAGCATCCGCAACAGCATAATAAACAGATCTACAGAAAGAAATCAGACTCCCCATTTCATTATGTTATTCTCTAGGAAGaatacaaactaaaaaaaacaacTTCTGAGATGTTCAAATGGTAAAATCCTACACCAGAATTTTAAGGTATTAAGAAAATTCAATCTTCAGAATGTTATTCTTACTCAGACTTTCCTGACTTTGCCTTAAACTGATCTTGTATGTGCTTTACGAGTAGCCCATTTGCACCCAGTGGTTTTTCTTCTGTCTGCTTCCAGACTAGATTGAGTATACTATCTAATCCCAACAATCTATTCAGACTATTATTGTTCTTGTTTTCTCGAGTAGAAGAATCAGAACTCATCCTAATCTCATTCTTCACAATTTGATCATATAAAGCACCCAAATACTCTTCAGGCAAGTCCTTGCCATCATTAATGCCTCGGTTATTCCGAATGAAGTCAGCTTTGGTCATCTTAATAAACAAAAGAAGTTAATGCAAGTTAAAATATACTCAAAAATCAATTCTactgattaaataataaaactagaAATTCATAAGTATGCCATGACAAGACGAAGTGTTTTTCTTcctttctattttattataatattttcaatctaGTGATATGCTCTAAAATTTAACAATCATATATCAAAATGTTGTGGAAACTGAATATCAGAAAAAAggaaaatttttgaaaatacatCCTAgttcaaaaatagaaaaaagttACATGACCAACAGGGTAAGCAGGAAGATTACCTTTTCTTTCACCATATTATTATGTGCATCAGTATTAAGCATAATTACAGAGTAAGCAAGAACATAAGCAGTATCTGCACTAGAAAACGAATCAGGATTGCATTTGCAGAAGTGCTCTGCAAACTTTTCCATGATGCGGTCAATCTTCTGTGCCTCTCCTGGTAACCGAAAGCCTCTTAAGAAATATCTAATCGCTTCACCAAAGCTCAATCCTCCAAAGTTAAATGAATCTACATATGCATGCATTGTTTTTAAGGGAAACTCCTCCCTATCACCTAGATAATCTCCTATCATTGCTTCATTGAGACCAGCTGTATTTTTCAAGAAAGCAGCCACTGCTTCAGGAGAATCACCGATTTTTTtactgtttatcaaataggaaaTGCCCTTAGAAGGTTTTCGATTGAAAAGAGAGACTCCTTTCTGCATCCACACAAGAAAGAAGTAACTTATGTCAAACTTGTTTGCCCATTTCTTGTCAAGGCAAATAGTACagaagttaatataattaaaaaataatagatgaAAGCTACAACTAAAAGTATTTCATCATATTCAGAGCAGTAAGGGTATTACATTGTCCAACAACAAACTTACcaaactatatatattctaGACTATCCCTTACTTTCTCATAATATGTGGGTAACATAAATCAGTTCTCCAAGAGAAATTGTAGGGGAAACAAAGAGAACCCTTTATATTCCAAATAGCTGAGAAACACATTTATTTGGAATTAGCTGCAAAGTGTACCCTAATTAGAGAGCCATACATAAATTTATAGTTGTTATCATTACTTGACCTGAAGCTCTAATTTGTAAGCTCGGCGTTGCTCCAGGAGAGCAGCATCTGAAAATTCTGAAGTTGCTTCTGTGTGTAACTCGGCATCAGCTAGAACTCCTTCCTCTCCAATGCTGATATTACGATTAATAGAAGAACCGTCTGAGAAAGAACCTTTTGGTGTACTAAAATCTTGGATTTTGAGTTGTTGGTCCATCCAAATGCCCATTGACTCAATAATTTTGACCAAGCACTTTACTGACTCAAGCCGGAAAGTAGCATCTTGAGCAGGAGATAGAGTAGTAGTTGAACCAGGAGGTGGACCTAGTGCAGTTTTCAACAGACCATTGACAGTCCTGCAAATATCTGATGGAATTAAGAGGTCTTCAATGCAACTGATACAATGATGATGACATGCTTGGAGATGAACAAAAATAATAGAGCACCGCATATTAGAAGGTGCTATTCATATAACTAAAGTGTTCAATAAAATGAAAGATATGTTAGAAAAAGACATTGAAAGATATCTGCGGTTGAACATCTAAGACTATGCACACCCAAAATCAATAGAAGAAAAACCTCAAAACATGGGTTACAAAATTTGCATACATTCACAAGTAAAATAATGTTAGGAAAACAAATTTGAAACTAGCTAGTAGCTACATTGAAGACATTGAGTTTAAGCTAGAAAATGAGCTCTTGCACCACTAGATACAGCCACATTAAGCACTTTTTCTTTGGTGATTAGGTAATgcaaaaaaatatcaatcttACCTTTTCTTTTGTGTTACCACTGTTTCAGGAGAAATGGGTTTAAATTATATGATGAGCAACTTGTACCACTAAATACAGCCAAGAAAAAGCATGTTTCATTTGGTGGTTAGGTAGTGTGAAAATATTTTGTCTTACCTTTGTCTGTGTTAACATTGTTTCTTTCTCCCCACAttctataattttgatttagatgaagatCAGATAGCATCCAACTACAGAGGAAATAACTTGGAAGAAAGTGTTgatgtaaatatgtattttagtATCAGAATAACTCTCGGATTTTAAAAGCGACACCTAAGCAAGTTCCTCACTGAAAAACTATGTTAACAGAAAAGACTAGTGCTGTAACTTAATAAAAGGGTTTTTCCTTAGTTGTGAGGACTTCATTTATACCTCATCGAGGAAACAAGTTGACGATTCCTGTACTGAATAGCACATTATTCTTCATTAATATAGACATGAAGTCCACTATACATTTGTCGTACATTATGAAGTATCAAAGTAAAGTAAGTAATCAGTTTGAAGAACAATCAACCTAGATCCATATTTACTAGGTGATATTATCTTTCAAAGGCACACATTTTGTAGTAGTGAGAAGGGGAATTTTCAAGAACATTCAGATTACTCGTATAGAGAAACCATAGTTAAAAAGGCACCTAAAGTGAATCTGCACCAATAGTATAAACATCACAAAGGACATTATGCGGTTTTGGAAACTCCAATTACATACTGAGACTCTTACATGATGTTGAAGAGATGTATGCAATGTCAACAGATATGAGGTCCAATTGTGCAATAGCTTTTCCAACCGAGTTTGTGTTAGGAATGTAGTAAATATCACTATAAGGTTAATGCCATACTTGTAAATATAGATAGATGGAAGAATTGtaaatatttagagaaaaatatataaataggcTTAGATGATCTCTTATCCGAtatgtttgaatgatttgaaCATTGGTTTCTCTTCATTCAATGTATTTGATGCAACTATTTATATGCATTCTCTACTtaccaaatatatttatttacaagtATACCACTAACCCTACTTACAATCATAACAGCATAGTGTATGAAATTACTAAACTACAAATAGCAATAAGCTGGATCAATCAAACTTTAAGGACCCCATAGAACTTTCATTCATCCGTGGGTAACTCCAAAGTTTAACAAAATGGCGCATTCAATTGGTGTTTAGGCACTATTGTTTAACTCGGTACTTGGACTGATATACAATATTATGAAGATAAAGAGACACAGACAAGTTTCATGCATTTCAATCACATCCTCAAGGCAAGAGAAAAGCCAAATTAATGAAACGAATACCAGCTACCTTTCAAATATATTTGGAGAATCCACATCGCAGTCATAGTTGACAAAAATGTCAATAACAATCTGGGAGTCCCCCGATATCTTTTCCAGAAAATTAAGAACAGTCATCTTCTGTAAGAAACTAGGCTGAAGCACATTCTCAAGGACACGAAGAATAAGCATGGGAAAGAAGATTCCAATTTCCGCTTTCAACCCTGACCGAAATTTTGATAATAAGCACTTGAAAATAGAGCATAGAATTAGGAAGATCGTCATAACTGAAAGTGCACTGTTCTTTAACAATGATAAGCAAAGGAATTGTTTGATAGCATTGAGGAACCTGCACCAATAAtaagatacatatattaataactattggcatttgtgagaaaaataattaaggatTTTGAACTCATGTACTTGCAAGcaactaaactaaactaaacaaCAGAAAAATCATTTGGAAATCTACACTGCAATTTATGGTACATATTATGTAAAGCACCTCAAAAAACTACTTAAAAGGCTTTATAATAAGGGCAAGCATTCATCAATTCCACCTTTCTCTCCCCTTCTTCTGCATTTGACTTCGCCTAAATATGTTCCcataaattcattattaatgCTTTTTCATGGAACTGTTGCAGAGAAAACACTGAACTTGACATCAGATCAAACTTCTCTTCCTCTAGCAAAACTTGACCTACACCAACAATGATTAAGGATGTTTTTCCATCAATTTGAAGGAAGTCCAAGATTGTGACAACATCAGTTTGACACAATGGAACACTGTATTGCAGCTTTAACCAAGCATCTTAGGAAACCATTTATGGGTATATATAGAAAACTAAAGCTGCTATAAAATATGACAGAAAGTAGATTCTACGGGCAATAGAAACTATATAGACccaattaaaaatcaaatcaatcgAGAAACTGAAGAACATTATGACACAATCACAGAAAGCAGCTAAATGAAGTCACGTAGAATAAGTTTTGGAGCTTCTTCTGACTTTTCAAAATTGTTCTATTCAAGaataattgtttagatttggtttcCATATGGAACACAATGGCTTAATTCTCATCTCAATTATCTATCTGGGTAAAACTATAAAGAATTTTATGTTTAGTTTCTCCATTGGAAGACATAAGAGAACAGTCCAaagattctttttcataaacAGAAAGTTGCTGAAGAAAAAATAGCATATTATTCTGAAGAAACTGAAAGCACAATGTGCAGCTAACTAACAAATACGATGCAGAGAAATGTCATTAACGTCTCCTCATGCCCTTTATACAAACATCATAGATACTCCAGGTTCTGCATCTTTTCTTCAAATTATTCAACATTGGAATCTTGTTAAATGCAATCTGGCGAATAATACAACAGTGGACCACGCCTGCTCTCCAAACATCTTTGcagcaaaaaaataaaatatacatatctCCAAGCACAAAGAAAAAAATTCCCCAAGCACTTCATGAGGGGTCTGTAAATGATAAACAGTTCAAATTCTTTTGCTGTTTAGTTTCCattacattttttcttttcctACTTGGCAACTTTAGTCATATAAATTGTTGGAAATAAGTTCATCCAGATTTAAACTTCTGCTTGAAGAGTGCTTTCCTATTACTATCTCCAAAAAGACCAGGGCTCCTCTTCACCCAGTCATTGTTGTAAAAGAGGAATCATATTTCTAACTATGATAGAAATTGGCAGAAACTGTTCTTGTAATGTCTTCATAATCATTTCTCCATTACATAGTtttacaaaaaaagaaaaaaaaagaaaaatgaagacaGATTCTAGGACTGAAATACCAATCTCTTTCATATGGAAGATCCATGAAAACCCAATCATCCATTCAGTTCAACAATTACTTTAACTTACCTTTTCTAAAGAGTCCTTCCTCTTAAAATCAGACCTCATGGCACTAACAAGCATGAAGACAGTTCAACAACATTCCACACAAACCTGGGTTTAAGACCATCTCCCTCTAGTAGTAGAGTGTTTACCCATCTACACCGCAACTTAAAAGAGATGCTaccaattcaaaattttctgaAGACCAATCGATCTCAAATAACATAACACCTGTAAATGTTTCCATTTTTTCACCCATTCTTAGAGAGACGAAGCTCCTGCAATAAACTTCTGATCCTTAAAAACAGTGACAGAAGGGTGATAAGAGACGGCAACTAAACCAATGACTTCCCACCAATCTTAACAAAACACAACTCTAAACTACCTAAGTTAGGTTCTCCATAATGATCAGCATTGTGTCTCTCGTTTCATGCATCATACAGTTACATTAAGGATTGGAGAAGGATCACCGGagaatataagaataaaatgagACTGAAAACATGTCCATCATACACATCAGAAGGTAGTGTATTTTCACATATGGACATTTAATAGCTGAAAGAGAAAGAGCAAGTTTtgcaccaaaaataaataaataaattggaatATGATACAGATATTTTCTAGCAATTCATAGAGGACAGCAACGCAGGCAGATGAGTAATAGAGCTGAAATTAAAAACTTACGAATAACTAACCTCTCATTGCTGCGCCAAACTTGGCCAGCGTTGTCAATAATCACCTTTAGCAGTTCCAAAGACAGTACTTTTCCCCTCAGAAGAATTTCATCATCATTCTGATCTTGAGCAGAGAACTTCATTGATAATTTGCAAAGGTTCTTGAAAAGCAAGAAACCATCTTCTCTAATCTTTGTGGTACTACCAGCATCAGCCCCATCCATCTCACCATCCTCTGGATTATTCTGACTGCCATCCACCGGTGTAGAATTGGCCACAAGAGATAGTGCGAATATTTTTGAATCAGCGACACCTTCTTTCACTTCCACAACCTCGTTTATAAAATTCTGAACAAATTGGATGGAACTCCCTTCATTCAAGTTCCTATCTGTGAACTCCAATAGCTCAGCAACAGACACAGTCTTGAAATGAACTAGCATTGAATCTTCTTCAACCCTGGCAAAAATAATTACCATCATCTGAGCAAGAACTGCTTTCGCACAAATCTGATTCGTCCCATTTAACCCACCAAGATACACATTATAACAAATCCTAACAATGTTCAGAAGACAATCACCCCTGATCAACGTGCAAGGAGATCGAACAGCTGAAAGCAGCAGCTTCAACACAGCCAGCTCAATTGTCTCCTCTCCAAGACCACTACATTTACAAGCAGATTCAAGAATACGGTAAACAATTGAAGGAGATGTGCCCTCGGGAGGACGATCAATCTCGCAGCGAATGAGGCCAAATGAGAACAATCTGAAGAGACAGTCAAGCGCAGGCTCTAATACCTTAGTTGAACCAGAATCGAGAGCCATGAGTAAAGGTTGGAGTACGAATTCTCCATCGGAAAGAGAGAAACCGTATAAAGGAGAACATGAACCCGGATCGGAAGAGTCAGCGAGAGTATCTAGCTTGTCAATAGCCGATTTACAAGCCGCGACCAGCTGAGAATGCTTTCTCCATGCCACATTCTTAACGATTTTGTCTAGTGATGGCCCTAGAACCCATCCACAACGAGAAGGACCGCCTAAGGCCTGCGAAGCTGACATAATTCCTTCCTTTCTTCCTCTCCTCTCTTACTGCTTTCACTCCTCCTTCTGCTGTATTATAACAATCAAAAGAAGGATAGCAGCAGAGAGTTAGGGTAGCGCGAATTGGAAGAAGCAGAATATTCTATAAAGGATTATCGAAGTGTGGGATCAAGCGTATTCAGATTTTCGTCCTCTATGAATCGGCAATCGGTGCATCAAGCTAGCTATATTGCATCGTAATTCCATATTTCTTCAACCCAGGTTCAAGAACAAGATGCGTTTtttcctctttctctctcttaattctCTGGTAACCAGTTTCCATCGTATATTTGGAATGGCGAGAAAGAAGACTTGTTACCCATGTCAACTCATAATCATCATATGCATGAAGCTTGGTTAATTTccaaaatcatatttaaatctaattttaaaatataattaaattaatttttatttataaatacctAATAGATAATAAGTTAGAAGGGGTATGAAATCGTCAAGACAATTAACTTTAATAAGAGCtcaattagtttaaaaaatattttgaaaaataaataataataaattacatataaattatgacaaaaaaaaaaacattaaaggGTTGGCTAATAAACTCATAGACAGCTCGGTTGAgctgtttaaaataaaatttctgaTTAAACAAAAgaggaaataaaaatatatgatatttgattatgtttgaataagtgtaattaaattatatgaaaattgaCATGTTATTACAATATAATTCTTATGGTtgaataaatcaatataatgttttatattgttttcttaattatcagctaattaaaatagtttgatAAATGAAGTTGACAGACTTGACTTGAGAGGttattagagtttttttttggaCAAGTAGTTTTCAAGCtttcaaatatgaattaatacaaatctatttaatttataatatatattgatttattttactgactaaattatatttataaactataagaaatatataacaattttgacaaataaaattaaGGATTTAGATTAACAGACTTAGGGTAAGTCTGACCAGATGGAAGGGCTAATGCCTAAAATACGGATGCCCAAGCCAAACCGAACACGAACGGAATGGCACACAACCTCTGCCAGGTCCATTGCGTGTTCGTGTCTGTCTTTGTTTTCTTCAACACAGcaaaaaacaaacaatcaatgttgaagaaatgataaaattgaaactttataatttctcaacaaaaacacaaaattcgagAAAGAAAATTATCACAATAGGCGTCTCTCTACGATTTTAGTTCGGCTTACTCGTCCAGAGGATAGAATTCAGCCGAGCAAGTTgcagtcattaatgacttttattCTGGATTCAACCAACTTAAGCACTTGCCTCACTCGGACTCCCTATAAATAGGACTCCCCGGTCAAGACAAAGAAGCCAAGCTCAACCGAAAGTCTTCAATCCTCTTTTAAACAAATCTGCCATTAAAACAATTTCCTATGATTGATTTACAACTCGTGGTAAGTTCATTATGACATgaacaaaaattaaagtatacaTATTTAAGTGCATGTCTTccttaaatttgattttaaaattatttaaaaattttatgtcaaaacaaaacaaaatagaatcaatcaaccaaaataaaatatccaattttaattttaagattttgaaTAATCGAATGCTAATAAGAAAAATTGTAGGTATACAATACTATTAATCATCGATCTTGATtaattacttctttttttttttagaacggttaaaatcatttcattaaaatcccaaaagtgaaaaggtcaagaatcaaaactagacaaatttTAGCTAagattataatatgataatcaaacgaccctaaagaacccgattagtagcaatcaaacatataagaaatagagattacaaacaaagattacaaattgtatcaactcctaattatcccaatcaagatttttatttccatatcaacctgatgtttcaacatattgtcttcctcttccccttgtcCTTCCTCTTTCTATTTCCCTTCCTTTTGCAATGAACgggggatgaactgaagagaTTGATGAATACTGTATATTATcatcttgatttctttctttatatgaacttgttcttatttgatagaaaaaattattcttcAGAATTTCTGAGCTCTTCAttttgttgttctcaacttgattttcgagatcattgtctttaatTCCTTCAGCTTCATCTTTGGAATCATCAACAACTTTAGATTTCTCTATATCAACATTGgcattctcttcttcctcttgattaacctgagtatcttcctctatgttttcat
It encodes the following:
- the LOC124923883 gene encoding brefeldin A-inhibited guanine nucleotide-exchange protein 1-like — its product is MSASQALGGPSRCGWVLGPSLDKIVKNVAWRKHSQLVAACKSAIDKLDTLADSSDPGSCSPLYGFSLSDGEFVLQPLLMALDSGSTKVLEPALDCLFRLFSFGLIRCEIDRPPEGTSPSIVYRILESACKCSGLGEETIELAVLKLLLSAVRSPCTLIRGDCLLNIVRICYNVYLGGLNGTNQICAKAVLAQMMVIIFARVEEDSMLVHFKTVSVAELLEFTDRNLNEGSSIQFVQNFINEVVEVKEGVADSKIFALSLVANSTPVDGSQNNPEDGEMDGADAGSTTKIREDGFLLFKNLCKLSMKFSAQDQNDDEILLRGKVLSLELLKVIIDNAGQVWRSNERFLNAIKQFLCLSLLKNSALSVMTIFLILCSIFKCLLSKFRSGLKAEIGIFFPMLILRVLENVLQPSFLQKMTVLNFLEKISGDSQIVIDIFVNYDCDVDSPNIFERTVNGLLKTALGPPPGSTTTLSPAQDATFRLESVKCLVKIIESMGIWMDQQLKIQDFSTPKGSFSDGSSINRNISIGEEGVLADAELHTEATSEFSDAALLEQRRAYKLELQKGVSLFNRKPSKGISYLINSKKIGDSPEAVAAFLKNTAGLNEAMIGDYLGDREEFPLKTMHAYVDSFNFGGLSFGEAIRYFLRGFRLPGEAQKIDRIMEKFAEHFCKCNPDSFSSADTAYVLAYSVIMLNTDAHNNMVKEKMTKADFIRNNRGINDGKDLPEEYLGALYDQIVKNEIRMSSDSSTRENKNNNSLNRLLGLDSILNLVWKQTEEKPLGANGLLVKHIQDQFKAKSGKSESVYYAVADAAILRFMMEVCWAPMLAAFSMTLDQSDVRAATSHCLQGFRHAVHVTSVTGMQTQRDAFVTTVAKFTYLHCAADMKQKNVDAVKAIISIAIEDGNYLQEAWEHILTCLSRFEHLQLLGEGVPSDSSIFTAKSFEAEEKMLKSTGHPSLKRKGTLQNPAMAAAVRGGSYDSATHGINTLGLVTQEQMTNFISNLNLLEQIGNFELNHIFAHSQRLDSEAIVAFVRSLCKVSMSELQSPTDPRVFSLIKIVEVAHYNMSRIRLVWSRIWSVLSDFFVTVGLSENLSVEIFVMDSLRQLSMKFLEREELTNYNFQNEFLRPFVIIMQKSNSAEIRELIVRCVSQMVLSRVNNVKSGWKSVFMVFTAAAADDRKNIVLLAFETMEKIVREYFPYITETDAVTFTDCVKCLVTFTNSKYNSDISLNAIAFLRLCAVKLADGGLECNDNTKVGDSEILVEGDNSSDGQKYTYDHDHTSYWIPLLTGLSSLTSDPRSAIRKSSLEVLFKILEDHGHIFSQKLWESVLNTVVFPMFSYMHNPKEMQNFSDDQSSPTKGTSRPEGITWDSETCMVAVQCLVDLFISFFNVMRSQLSLVVSILGGFIKIPGQGPANTGVAALMRLASKLGDRLTENEWGDIFLALKDAASSPLPEFLNLLKTMDILEVPEVSNSYKDLELYPSTDLTNGNPEDDNLQTAAYVVSRSKSHISTQLLILQVITDLCAKYHQSLLPNNTIVVLEIYSLIASHAHNLNSESRLQIKLQRACTSLEISEPPVVHFENESYQSYLNFLNDILSNNPSLSQEMNLEPRFFSVCETILKIYLNCSSESQTTANNKKKTPPTVHWTLPLSSVKREELAARTPLIVSTLQALRNSERGLFRRHATQIFPILVDLIRSEHSSGEVQGALKSLFQSCIGPILMKK